A section of the Leptotrichia buccalis C-1013-b genome encodes:
- a CDS encoding replication-associated recombination protein A: MNLFDEVYEDKKPLAFRYRPKSLDDFYGQKRLVGENGILRKIIERGNFMNAIFWGAPGTGKTTLAEIISNKMNYHYEYLNAIKASVADIKEISEKAANRFHMNGQQTLLFLDEIHRFNKLQQDSLLQDLENGNIILIGATTENPYYNLNNALLSRCLAFEFKKLSEKNLMEILKNINEKENFGISDDILEYISEIIEGDARQAINILELITNVGVEFTLEEVKEILNTKKSYHKTEDKYNTISAMIKSIRGSDPDATVYWMAKMLSGGEDILYIARRLVILASEDIGLANPQALPIAVAGLNAIKEIGMPEARIILSEVAIYLAISPKSNSAYNAINSALKHIENEKIQEVPVHLTKVGVKAYKYPHDYENHYVEQVYMNEKMKFYEHGENKFEKAADEWLKKIKKNQK, from the coding sequence ATGAATTTATTTGATGAAGTATATGAAGATAAGAAGCCACTGGCATTTAGATACCGTCCAAAAAGTCTTGATGATTTTTATGGACAGAAGAGGCTAGTTGGGGAAAATGGGATTTTGAGGAAGATTATTGAGCGGGGAAATTTTATGAATGCGATTTTCTGGGGAGCACCGGGAACGGGGAAAACTACGCTTGCGGAAATAATTTCCAATAAAATGAATTATCATTATGAATATTTGAATGCGATAAAAGCGTCTGTGGCTGATATTAAGGAAATTTCTGAAAAAGCGGCTAACAGATTTCATATGAATGGACAGCAGACGTTATTGTTTCTGGATGAAATTCATAGGTTTAATAAGCTGCAGCAGGACTCGCTTTTGCAAGATTTGGAAAATGGGAATATTATTTTGATTGGAGCGACGACTGAAAATCCGTATTATAACTTGAATAATGCATTGTTATCAAGATGTCTGGCATTTGAATTTAAAAAGTTGAGTGAGAAGAATTTGATGGAAATATTGAAAAATATTAATGAAAAGGAGAATTTTGGGATTTCAGATGATATTTTGGAATATATTTCGGAAATAATTGAAGGGGATGCGAGGCAGGCTATAAACATTTTGGAACTAATTACAAATGTTGGAGTGGAGTTTACGCTGGAAGAAGTAAAGGAGATTTTGAATACGAAAAAATCATATCATAAGACAGAAGACAAGTACAATACAATTTCAGCAATGATAAAAAGTATTCGTGGAAGTGATCCTGATGCGACTGTCTACTGGATGGCAAAAATGCTTTCTGGCGGAGAAGATATTTTATATATTGCAAGAAGGCTTGTGATTTTAGCTTCTGAAGATATTGGGCTTGCAAATCCGCAGGCTTTACCAATTGCTGTGGCAGGGCTTAATGCGATAAAGGAAATTGGAATGCCTGAAGCTAGAATCATCTTATCTGAAGTGGCAATCTATCTTGCAATTTCTCCCAAGAGCAATTCAGCTTACAATGCCATAAATTCAGCACTTAAACACATTGAAAATGAAAAAATTCAGGAAGTGCCAGTTCATCTCACAAAAGTTGGAGTAAAAGCCTACAAATACCCGCACGATTATGAAAATCATTATGTAGAGCAAGTTTATATGAATGAAAAAATGAAATTTTATGAACATGGAGAAAATAAATTTGAAAAGGCGGCGGATGAGTGGTTGAAGAAGATTAAAAAGAATCAAAAATAA
- a CDS encoding methylated-DNA--[protein]-cysteine S-methyltransferase, with the protein MKKNIYFYETNTPIGKIGLATTENDSHITDIIWNYEIEKFKNDDNFQINETELIKRAKKQLFEYFSKKRKQFDLPLLKEGTPFQISVWNALETIPYGETRSYKDIAVAIKNEKAVRAVGMANNRNKISIFIPCHRVIGVDGKLVGYGGGLHIKQFLLELEGIKIK; encoded by the coding sequence ATGAAAAAAAATATCTACTTTTATGAAACTAATACTCCAATTGGAAAAATTGGACTTGCTACAACAGAAAATGATTCTCATATTACTGATATAATCTGGAATTATGAAATTGAAAAATTTAAAAATGATGATAACTTTCAGATTAATGAAACAGAATTGATAAAAAGGGCAAAAAAGCAGTTATTTGAATATTTTTCCAAAAAACGAAAACAATTTGACTTGCCACTTCTAAAAGAAGGAACGCCTTTTCAAATTTCCGTCTGGAATGCTCTTGAAACAATCCCTTACGGCGAAACCCGTTCCTACAAGGACATAGCAGTCGCAATCAAAAACGAAAAAGCAGTCCGTGCAGTCGGGATGGCAAACAATCGAAATAAAATCTCAATTTTTATTCCATGTCATCGTGTGATTGGTGTGGATGGAAAGTTAGTTGGATACGGTGGCGGACTTCATATTAAGCAATTTTTGTTGGAATTGGAAGGGATTAAAATAAAATAG
- a CDS encoding DUF6290 family protein: protein MITVSINANPDIENKINNYVKENNINLNQVMLDLILEKIEDEEDYKLAVEAYEEEKDNRENWISHEDLIKKLGLENEI from the coding sequence ATGATAACCGTTTCTATAAATGCTAATCCTGACATAGAAAATAAAATAAATAACTATGTTAAGGAAAACAATATCAATTTAAACCAAGTAATGTTAGATTTAATTCTTGAAAAAATCGAAGATGAAGAGGACTACAAATTGGCTGTTGAGGCTTATGAAGAAGAAAAAGACAACAGAGAAAACTGGATTAGCCACGAAGATTTAATAAAAAAATTAGGGTTGGAAAATGAAATATAG
- a CDS encoding type II toxin-antitoxin system RelE family toxin has translation MKYSLMYSEKAQKQLNKLDNSMKSKILKYIDQNLFDTDNPKKFGKALRYNLKGFWRYRVENYRIIVKIEESELVILIVQIDKRDKIYI, from the coding sequence ATGAAATATAGTCTAATGTACTCTGAAAAAGCACAGAAACAGCTAAATAAACTAGATAATTCTATGAAATCAAAAATTTTAAAATATATCGATCAAAATCTTTTCGATACAGATAATCCAAAAAAATTTGGAAAAGCTTTGAGATATAATCTAAAAGGATTTTGGAGATATCGAGTTGAAAATTATAGAATTATTGTAAAAATTGAAGAAAGTGAACTAGTTATTTTGATTGTTCAAATAGATAAAAGGGATAAAATTTATATTTAG